From the genome of Streptococcus marmotae, one region includes:
- a CDS encoding MFS transporter, producing the protein MTRKQLLAYGLLGFSKDLLLSFSGGLLMLYLTDSLLMATTVVGGILFLNRLFDAVNDLLAAYLLDRYSSHLKVWYLAGMMTSMLLFVALFSVAFYLPKALFVLGVCIFYCLLDISYTVMDVSYWSLLPRLSTSDSTRADLSTVATFFSSFASFICFTLALPLLDALGGGNQGFARLALLVAVVVAVIVLLTYPHLPRLQAGEVGKKDYLSIAAIFRIVIQNKVFWRYALYFFFFQFSFEWMNAYNIYYFKYSIRQEYFYSIYAITILAQMFGASLYPKLNRLLSKTSIFYLSGFLSIVGMLALFTLGQTLADNVPLMFLAASMKQIGSGLFMVTATHDLALVIEVSERKTGHGHPAILTSAKLLLAKFSTALTGLGIGFGLHVAGYVNNQQQTPSTALWISLQAFGIPILLVMMSLISYRRFAKVSA; encoded by the coding sequence ATGACACGAAAACAACTGCTAGCTTACGGATTGTTAGGCTTTTCAAAGGACTTACTCCTGTCTTTTTCAGGGGGCTTGCTGATGCTTTATTTGACAGACAGCTTGCTGATGGCAACGACAGTAGTTGGAGGGATTCTCTTTTTAAATCGCTTGTTTGATGCGGTAAATGACCTCCTTGCGGCTTACTTGCTTGACCGCTATTCCAGCCATCTCAAAGTCTGGTATCTTGCTGGTATGATGACTTCCATGCTTTTATTTGTCGCCTTGTTTTCGGTGGCTTTTTATCTCCCCAAGGCGCTGTTCGTGCTTGGCGTGTGTATTTTCTATTGTTTACTTGACATTTCTTATACGGTCATGGATGTGAGTTACTGGTCTTTACTGCCGAGGTTATCGACTAGTGACAGCACACGTGCAGACCTATCAACGGTTGCCACCTTCTTTTCGAGCTTTGCTTCCTTTATCTGTTTTACACTGGCTCTCCCCTTACTAGATGCGTTGGGAGGTGGGAATCAAGGCTTTGCTCGCTTGGCGCTACTCGTAGCGGTTGTTGTGGCAGTGATTGTTCTCCTTACCTATCCTCATTTGCCACGGCTACAAGCAGGGGAAGTAGGGAAAAAAGACTATCTGTCTATCGCGGCAATCTTTCGGATTGTCATTCAAAACAAGGTTTTCTGGCGGTATGCCCTGTATTTCTTTTTCTTCCAATTTTCCTTTGAATGGATGAATGCTTATAATATTTACTATTTCAAATACAGTATTCGCCAAGAATATTTTTATTCTATCTATGCCATCACTATCTTGGCGCAAATGTTTGGCGCTAGTCTGTATCCGAAGCTCAATCGCTTGCTTTCTAAAACGTCTATCTTTTATCTGTCTGGTTTCTTGAGTATTGTAGGCATGCTTGCTTTATTCACATTGGGGCAGACTCTAGCCGATAATGTTCCGCTGATGTTTTTAGCAGCGTCTATGAAACAAATCGGCTCAGGCCTTTTCATGGTGACAGCGACACATGACTTGGCTCTCGTCATTGAGGTCAGCGAACGTAAGACAGGTCATGGACACCCAGCTATTTTGACATCAGCCAAGTTATTATTGGCGAAATTTTCGACTGCTTTAACTGGTTTGGGCATAGGTTTTGGCTTGCATGTGGCGGGCTATGTGAACAATCAGCAGCAGACCCCAAGCACAGCATTGTGGATTAGTTTACAGGCCTTTGGCATTCCCATTCTACTTGTGATGATGAGTTTGATATCTTATCGGAGATTTGCAAAGGTTTCAGCGTAG
- a CDS encoding DUF536 domain-containing protein: MGIEKTVSELAEILGVSRQAMNNRVKSLPEEFVEKNEKGVTVVNRAGLVKLEEIYKTTIFEDEPISEEVKQRELMEILVDEKNDEINRLYKQLEVKDKQIAEKDAQLRVKDVQISEKDKQLDQQQQLTLKAMADKDVLKLELEEAKAHAQEKTKGFFARLLGR; the protein is encoded by the coding sequence ATGGGAATTGAAAAAACAGTCAGCGAATTGGCGGAAATCTTGGGTGTCAGCCGGCAGGCGATGAACAACCGAGTGAAGTCTCTTCCAGAAGAATTCGTTGAAAAGAATGAGAAGGGTGTAACGGTTGTCAATCGTGCAGGCCTTGTCAAGTTAGAAGAGATTTACAAGACTACCATTTTTGAAGATGAGCCGATTAGCGAAGAAGTCAAGCAACGCGAATTGATGGAAATCTTAGTCGACGAGAAAAATGACGAGATCAATCGTTTGTATAAGCAGCTAGAAGTGAAGGACAAACAGATTGCGGAAAAAGATGCGCAGTTGCGGGTGAAAGATGTTCAGATTTCTGAAAAAGACAAGCAATTGGATCAGCAGCAACAACTGACCTTAAAAGCGATGGCTGACAAGGATGTCTTGAAGTTGGAATTGGAAGAAGCAAAAGCACATGCGCAAGAAAAAACGAAGGGCTTCTTTGCACGATTACTTGGACGATAA
- a CDS encoding BglG family transcription antiterminator: MIDNRTIAILMELFANQEMSLYELSIQTGIEKEQLLASLEQVNHVLEAHAFEEIQEQDGVYQVPDSLLEESYHIFEMFRNRQIYLSQEERIVLIYLYTFIRKDFISNVHYQELLSVSRNTTLSDIKNVKEMCLRFGVSFDYTRARGYHLNGREEDKHRLALYAISDCLQTSIGLWALDYILRAWQEDNAIDILKKTSQQACQFYQVSALEDRLDEYLYFLQFLAIRQARVQLEIDWPTATTLGFIQEFVEQLWEILQTKKKAKHTLSEKWLAYLAHLLQGCLEGDVEQKEGLFHQLTVAIVEEMERLSLIEFDNRLEMIEGLQRHLIPAYYRLTSQLVNVNSYTDVIKEEHKDLFQLVQKALAPLEAHLGFAIPDSEVSYFVIHFGGYIEAKKERSFRYRALVVCPNGVSSSLIVKENLRQLFPNISFADTHSLKEFEESHSEEYDMIFATIKLETQLPFFLVPQLMTTSQKKDLFQLVSDQFPNAGYFPIEIEQLLAVIGKHATIHREQSLKYELVQFMNQQSYERRRRSPMLGELITKETFQRSSESLNWKEAIALATQPLVANGSVEARYIDAMIGKVTEFGPFIDLGKGVAIPHARPEDGVNQIGMSMLALENPVYLLDDPAHEIRLFICIAAIDNQTHLKALSGLTAILRKEENIQQLINAKSFDDIADLIKEVN; the protein is encoded by the coding sequence ATGATTGATAACCGTACCATTGCTATCTTAATGGAATTGTTTGCCAATCAAGAGATGAGCCTATATGAATTGAGTATTCAGACAGGAATTGAAAAAGAACAGTTATTGGCAAGCCTTGAGCAGGTCAATCACGTATTGGAGGCTCATGCTTTTGAGGAGATTCAGGAGCAAGACGGAGTTTATCAGGTACCTGATTCCTTGCTAGAGGAAAGTTATCACATTTTTGAAATGTTTCGCAATCGACAAATTTATTTGTCGCAGGAGGAGCGGATTGTCCTCATCTATCTTTACACCTTTATTCGGAAGGATTTTATTTCCAATGTGCATTATCAAGAACTCTTGAGTGTCAGTAGGAATACTACGCTTTCGGATATTAAAAATGTAAAGGAAATGTGCTTGCGATTTGGTGTTTCATTTGACTATACCAGAGCGCGTGGCTATCACTTAAATGGTCGGGAGGAAGACAAACATCGTCTAGCCTTGTATGCCATTAGTGATTGCTTGCAGACCTCGATTGGCTTGTGGGCCTTGGATTATATTCTAAGAGCTTGGCAGGAAGATAATGCGATTGATATACTGAAAAAGACCAGTCAGCAGGCCTGTCAATTTTACCAAGTTTCGGCTTTGGAAGATCGTTTGGATGAATACTTGTATTTCTTGCAGTTTCTGGCTATTCGTCAGGCTAGGGTTCAGTTGGAAATCGATTGGCCGACTGCAACAACTCTCGGATTTATTCAAGAATTTGTCGAGCAACTCTGGGAAATCCTTCAAACCAAAAAGAAGGCGAAACATACCTTATCAGAGAAGTGGTTGGCCTATTTAGCCCATTTGTTGCAGGGGTGCCTTGAGGGAGATGTAGAGCAAAAAGAAGGTTTGTTTCATCAATTGACCGTTGCGATTGTGGAGGAAATGGAGCGACTGTCTCTGATTGAATTTGATAATCGTTTGGAGATGATTGAGGGTCTACAGCGCCACTTAATTCCTGCTTACTATCGTTTGACTTCACAGTTGGTCAATGTCAACTCCTATACGGATGTGATTAAGGAAGAGCATAAGGACTTATTCCAATTGGTGCAAAAAGCCTTAGCACCTTTAGAAGCTCATCTCGGTTTTGCCATTCCAGACAGTGAAGTATCCTACTTTGTCATTCATTTTGGTGGCTACATTGAGGCAAAAAAAGAGCGTTCGTTTCGCTACCGTGCCTTGGTGGTCTGCCCTAATGGGGTCAGCTCATCCTTGATTGTCAAAGAAAATCTCCGCCAGCTGTTTCCAAATATTTCCTTTGCGGATACGCATTCGCTCAAGGAATTTGAAGAAAGCCATAGCGAAGAGTACGATATGATTTTTGCGACGATTAAGCTGGAGACCCAGTTACCTTTCTTTTTAGTTCCTCAGTTGATGACAACTAGTCAAAAGAAAGATTTATTCCAGCTAGTGAGTGACCAATTTCCGAATGCCGGATATTTCCCGATTGAAATTGAACAATTACTAGCAGTGATTGGCAAGCACGCGACGATTCATCGTGAACAGTCCTTGAAATACGAGTTGGTTCAGTTTATGAATCAGCAATCTTATGAACGAAGGAGACGAAGTCCTATGTTAGGCGAACTTATTACGAAAGAGACCTTCCAACGCTCTAGCGAGAGTCTGAATTGGAAAGAAGCGATTGCTTTAGCCACTCAGCCTTTAGTAGCAAATGGTTCGGTGGAAGCACGATATATTGATGCCATGATTGGCAAGGTGACAGAGTTTGGTCCCTTTATTGATTTAGGAAAAGGCGTAGCCATTCCCCATGCGCGTCCAGAAGACGGGGTTAATCAAATTGGGATGTCCATGCTAGCGTTGGAAAATCCAGTCTATCTCCTTGATGATCCAGCGCATGAAATTCGTCTGTTTATCTGCATTGCAGCAATTGATAACCAGACACACTTAAAGGCACTTTCAGGTTTAACAGCCATTTTACGAAAGGAAGAAAATATTCAACAACTCATCAATGCCAAGAGCTTTGATGATATCGCAGACTTAATAAAGGAGGTTAACTAA